The Macaca fascicularis isolate 582-1 chromosome 1, T2T-MFA8v1.1 genome includes a window with the following:
- the ACAP3 gene encoding arf-GAP with coiled-coil, ANK repeat and PH domain-containing protein 3 isoform X3: protein MLQADSEKLRQAWVQAVQASIASAYRESPDSCYSERLDRTASPSTSSIDSATDPRERGVKGESVLQRVQSVAGNSQCGDCGQSDPRWASINLGVLLCIECSGIHRSLGVHCSKVRSLTLDSWEPELLKLMCELGNRAVNQIYEAQCEGPGSRKPTASSPRQDKEAWIKDKYVEKKFLRKAPMAPALEAPRRWRAQKCPRPHSSPRVPTARRKVRLEPVLPCVAALSSVGTLDRKFRRDSLFCPDELDSLFSYFDAGAAGAGPRSLSSDSGLGGSSDGSSDVLAFGSGSVVDSVTEEEGAESEESSGEADGDAEAEAWGLADVRELHPGLLAHRAARARDLPALAAALAHGAEVNWADAEDEGKTPLVQAVLGGSLIVCEFLLQNGADVNQRDSRGRAPLHHATLLGRTGQVCLFLKRGADQHALDQEQRDPLAIAVQAANADIVTLLRLARMAEEMREAEAAPGPPGALAGSSPTELQFRRCIQEFISLHLEES from the exons aGGCTGGACCGCACAGCATCCCCGTCCACGAGCAGCATCGACTCTGCCACCGACCCTCGGGAGCGTGGCGTGAAGGGCGAGAGTGTGCTGCAGCGTGTGCAGAGCGTGGCCGGCAACAGCCAGTGCGGCGATTGTGGCCAGTCGGACCCCCGCTGGGCCAGCATCAACCTGGGCGTGCTGCTCTGCATCGAGTGCTCTGGCATCCACAG gagcCTGGGTGTCCACTGCTCCAAAGTCCGGTCCCTGACGCTGGACTCGTGGGAGCCAGAGCTGCTAAAG CTGATGTGTGAGCTTGGAAACAGAGCCGTGAATCAGATCTATGAGGCCCAGTGTGAGGGTCCAGGCAGCAGGAAACCCACAGCCAGCAGCCCCCG GCAGGACAAGGAGGCTTGGATCAAGGACAAATATGTGGAAAAGAAATTTCTGCGGAAGGCACCCATGGCACCAGCCCTGGAGGCCCCAAGACGCTGGAGGGCACAGAAGTGCCCACGGCCCCACAGCTCTCCCCGCGTCCCCACTGCCCGCCGCAAGGTCCGGCTTGAGCCTGTCCTGCCGTGTGTGGCTGCTCTGTCCTCAG TGGGCACCCTGGATCGTAAGTTCCGCCGAGACTCCCTCTTCTGCCCCGACGAGCTGGACTCACTCTTTTCCTACTTCGACGCAGGGGCCGCGGGGGCTGGCCCTCGCA GTCTGAGTAGCGACAGTGGCCTTGGGGGCAGCTCGGATGGCAGCTCGGACGTCCTGGCTTTCGGCTCAGGCTCTGTGGTGGACAGCGTCACTGAGGAGG AGGGTGCGGAGTCCGAGGAGTCCAGCGGTGAGGCAGACGGGGACGCTGAGGCCGAGGCCTGGGGCCTGGCAGATGTGCGTGAGCTGCACCCGGGGCTCCTGGCGCACCGCGCGGCGCGTGCCCGCGACCTTCCTGCGCTGGCGGCGGCGCTGGCCCACGGGGCCGAGGTCAACTGGGCGGACGCGGAGGATGAGGGCAAGACGCCGCTGGTGCAGGCCGTGCTAGGG GGCTCCTTGATCGTCTGTGAGTTCCTGCTGCAAAACGGAGCGGACGTGAACCAAAGAGACAGCCGGGGCCGGGCGCCCCTGCACCACGCCACGCTGCTGGGCCGCACCGG CCAGGTTTGCCTGTTCCTGAAGCGGGGCGCGGACCAGCACGCCCTGGACCAAGAGCAGCGGGACCCGTTGGCCATCGCAGTGCAGGCGGCCAACGCTGACATCGTGACGCT GCTCCGTCTGGCGCGCATGGCGGAAGAGATGCGCGAGGCCGAGGCTGCCCCGGGTCCCCCGGGTGCCCTGGCGGGCAGCAGCCCCACGGAGCTCCAGTTCCGCAGGTGCATCCAGGAGTTCATCAGCCTCCACCTGGAGGAGAGCTAG